The genome window ATTTGAAACCGAACCCATTGCCAGTGCAAGCCTTGGGCAGGTGCACATCGCACGCTTAACCGATGGCACTAAACTCGCTGTCAAAATTCAGTATCCGGGCATTGAAAAAACCATCCAATCTGACTTGGTTATTTTACGCCGTATTTTTTCTTTGCTGCATCTTTTCTTTCCGCAATATGGGCTCAAAAAAATCTACCAAGAAATCAAAGAGGTGGTGCAAGAAGAGCTCGATTTTCATATTGAAGCTAGCAACCTTGAAAAGCTTCGCCAAAATTTTAAAACCGAGCCTGATTTTCTGTTTCCCAAGGTTTACCCAGAATGGACCCGCCCTCACATCCTTACTTTAGAATTCATGGAAGGGGTTAAAATTTCCAACACCGAAGCACTTCGCAAATTAGGTCTTGACCCCACGGTGGTAGCCCAAAAATTACTCCATGCTTATTGTAAACAAATTTTTATTGATGGCCTTTATCACGCTGACCCTCATCCCGGAAATTTTTTGGTACAGGCCACAAATGCTACGCCCAAAATAGTCTTCATGGACTTTGGCGCCACTGCCACCATTTCTGAACCCATGCGCAAGGGGATTGGCAAATTCTTTGAAGGCATTATTCGCCGCGATAATCGCATCATTAGTCAGGCCTTAAAAGAAATGGGATTTATTGCCAAAACTGAAAATGAAGAAATCTTTGATCGTTTTGTAGAATTTTTTTACGACCGTATCAAAAATATTAAGATCGATGATTTGCGCAATATCAAAATTAATTTGGCCGAGATTAATCACTTAGATGAATTGATTGAATTTCGAAAAATGGATATTTCCCTCAAAGAGCTTTTACAAACTTTTAACATCCCTAAAGACTGGGCCCTATTAGAACGCACCTTAATTGTTTTATTTGGTTTAGTCACCCACCTCGATCCTAAGTTAAATCCTTTAGAAATTGTTATCCCCTATGCCGAAAAATTTGTCTTGGGCAAAGATCGCACGCTCAAAGATCTGCTAGCTGAGGCCGTCAAAGAACTTTTGTTGAGTTATTTAAAACTACCGGCCACCCTAGAACGTACTCTTAAACAACTTAATAAAGGGGAGCTTTCGTTACGCATCGCCCCCGATAAAAAAGGCACCAAAATTTTAGCTAGGGCGGTGAATCAACTCACCTATGCCCTCATTATTCTAGGAAGTTTAGGCACAGCCCACGTTTTGAAAAACGAACTCCCCTT of Deltaproteobacteria bacterium contains these proteins:
- a CDS encoding AarF/ABC1/UbiB kinase family protein, with protein sequence MAKSPTQPSTLRFLIAYWITARILGSYLYLSILKKIFGKARLAGRIVQVHQRNARLLKASILHLKGLFIKVGQMVSIMTNFLPTDFTQELEGLQDAVPPSPYPLIEKRFQEEFGKTPLELFAQFETEPIASASLGQVHIARLTDGTKLAVKIQYPGIEKTIQSDLVILRRIFSLLHLFFPQYGLKKIYQEIKEVVQEELDFHIEASNLEKLRQNFKTEPDFLFPKVYPEWTRPHILTLEFMEGVKISNTEALRKLGLDPTVVAQKLLHAYCKQIFIDGLYHADPHPGNFLVQATNATPKIVFMDFGATATISEPMRKGIGKFFEGIIRRDNRIISQALKEMGFIAKTENEEIFDRFVEFFYDRIKNIKIDDLRNIKINLAEINHLDELIEFRKMDISLKELLQTFNIPKDWALLERTLIVLFGLVTHLDPKLNPLEIVIPYAEKFVLGKDRTLKDLLAEAVKELLLSYLKLPATLERTLKQLNKGELSLRIAPDKKGTKILARAVNQLTYALIILGSLGTAHVLKNELPLYIAYGFGCLFLLNFLRRN